One Arcobacter sp. FWKO B genomic window, AAAACCTGGATACATTACTGATTTTAGTTCATTTAGAACTTGTTCTTTTGTAACCATTTCATTTCCTTTTTAAATTAAATCTTTGTGTGTGTTTATCACTAACTTATCAAATCATATACTAATCAAAATAAGAGTAATCTTAATTGATTGAGTGGTTGTCCATTATTTGTTGGGTTATTTTATAGCTACAAAATTTTGGTCCACACATAGAACAAAACTCTGCATCTTTAAATACATCTTGTGGCAATGTTTCATCATGATACTCTTTTGCACGATCTGGATCAAGTGCCAATGAAAATTGTTTGTTCCAATCAAATGCATATCTCGCATCACTCATTGCATCATCCACATCTCTAGCCCCAAATCTTCCTCTTGCTATATCTGCACTGTGTGCAGCTATTTTATATGCAATGATTCCAATTCTTACATCTTCTGCATTTGGAAGACCAAGGTGTTCTTTTGGTGTTACATAACAAAGCATACTAGCCCCATGCCATCCACCAACAGCAGCTCCAATAGCACTACTTATATGGTCATACCCAGCAGCTATATCTGTAGTGAGCGGTCCAAGGATATAAAAAGGTGCTTCGTGGCAGTATTCTTGCTCTATTTTCATATTTCTCTCAACTTGATTGAGAGGAACATGTCCAGGACCTTCTATCATCACTTGAACATCTTTTTCCCAAGCTCTAAGAGTAAGTTCACCAAGGATTTTAAGCTCACTAAGTTGTGCTTCATCACTTGCATCATAAAGACACCCAGGTCTTAAGCTATCACCTAAAGATAAAGATACATCATATCTTCTACAAATATCTAAAATAGCATCATACGCTTCATAAAATGGATTTTCTTTATGATAATGCATCATCCAAGATGCCATCAAGCTTCCTCCACGAGATACAATACCCATCTTTCTTTTTGCCACATAAGGCATAAATCTAAGCAAAAATCCAGCATGAATAGTAAAATAACTTACCCCTTGCTTTGCTTGTTTTTCAAGAGTTGAGAGCATCACATCAATAGAAAGGTTGTTGATATCCCCACCACAATCATGTATTATTTGATACATAGGAACTGTTCCAACTGGTACAGTTGAGTGAGCAATAACAGCTTCTCTAATAGCATCTAAATCCCCACCAGTACTCAAATCCATAATTGTATCAGCACCATATTTCAAGCTCATATCAACTTTTTCTATTTCACCATTAATATCACTTGCAAGTGCAGATGAGCCAATATTTGCATTGATTTTACATTTACTTGCTAAGCCTATTGCCATAGGTTTGACATGTCTATGGTTGATATTTGCTGGAATTATCAGCCTTCCTCTTGCTATTTCACTTCTTACAAGCTCAGGATCTAGTCCCTCAACCTCGGCAACATATTTCATATCATCTGTGATAATACCTTGTTTTGCATAATACATTTGAGTTCTAACTGTATCATTTTTGTGGTTATCTAGCCAATTTCTCATAAAATTTCCTAAAAGTTTTAAATATTTCAAAGGATTATATCAAAAAAAAATTAGAGATTCTTAAATAAGTTGGTATAACTATTTTGTTTTAAGGTAGCTGTATAAAATATTAGCTTTTTTTGTATATAATTTAGGAAAAGCTTTAAGGGTTAAGGTTTAAGGATGAGTGTTAAAAAGGATTGATGTGAGTGATTTAAGTATAAAGATTGAAGAGCTGATAGATTCTGGGGCAAAAGATTTTGAGATATCAAAACTTATAAAAAACTCAATAAAAGAGTATTTAGGCTCTCTTGATGAAATATTTACCCATAGTGGTGGTAAAGATTTTTTTGTAAAGCATACCAAGCAAATAGATAGTTTTATAATACATTTATATAAATATATACTTAGAAAACATTTTGGGCAGTATCAGCCTCTTAGTAATGCAATACCTATTACAATTGTAGCTCTTGGTAGTTATGGAAGAGAACAACTTTGTGTATATAGTGATATAGATTTGATGCTTTTGTATGAGGATACAAAAGGGTATAATATAAAAAATATATTAGAAGAGTTTTTGACTTTAGCATGGGATGCGGGATTAAAGCTAGGGCATAGGGTACATGAGCTAAAAGAGATTGATAGCGTGGTAAAGGAAGATATTACCATAAAAACTGCCATTATCGAATCAAGGATGATTTATGGATCAAAGCAACTTTGGCATAATTATCAAAATTCCTTAAAAAGGGTTAGAAATCATGCTAAGTTGGAGTTTATTGAGCAAAAAATAGCTGAACATAAGGCACGACTTGCAAAATATCCTTTGATAATGGAACCAAATGTAAAAGATGGTTATGGTGGGATGAGAGAATCAAATCTCCTTTTTTGGATATGCAATGTTATTTATGGTGTAAGTAGTATCAAAGAGCTTAGTGGAAAACTTTTTAGTGAAGATGAATATAAGAATTTTAGGAGTTCATTGGAATTTGTTTTTAGGGTTAGAAATGCATTACATTTAATTGCAAAGAAAAAACAAGATAGTGTAAACTTTGATATTTTACCTGAGCTTAGTACAAAACTTGGATTTAAAAATAAAACAAGAATTACCAAAGAAAGAGAGTGTATGACAAGGCTTTTTGAGTCTTTTCACAATATACATTTTTTTAGTGCTGTAATGACAAAAAAAGTTGTTCGCCCATTTTTATACGATAAAGATAACTATGCTAAGATTAAATCTTGCAGAATTAGTAAAAATATATATGTATGTGATAAAAAAGTATATACATCTTTTAATAGTAAACCAATGGGGCTTAATGGTATTTTAAAAGAGTTGATTTCTTTGGATAATGTGGAAAGTTTTGATCAGTCATACTTATATCATGTCAATAAAACTATTCTTACAAAAAGGGAAACAAAAGAGACAAAAAGACTAATAAAAGAGCTTTTCAAAAAAGAAAAAACTTTTCCTTATATTAAGTTGCTTTATAATTCAAGGCTGTTTTTTAAACTTTTACCACATCTAAAAGGGATTCAAAATCAACCACAATTTGATGGTTACCATAAGCATCCTGTAGATCTACACTCAATCAAAGCTATTAAAAATCTTGAAAATATCCAAGATGAGTTTGTTAATACTCTCTATAATAGTTTAAGTAATGAAGAAAAAGCACTTTTGAGGATTTTGGTATTATTTCATGATAGTGGCAAAGGAAGGGGAGGAGATCATCATATAGTTGGGGAGAGAATATTTAGAAAATTTGCTAAATCATTTGATTTGGATGATGAAACTACTACTTTGGGTGCTAGAATAGTAAGGTACCACAATATGATGAACTATGTGGCTACAAGGGAGGATATTTATTCACAGCATGTGATATTTAATTTTATAGGGTTATTACAAACTGAACAAACTTTAAGACTCTTATTTGTTCTTACTTATAGTGATATAAGTTCAGTTGGTAAAGATGTATATAAAAGTACAACAGCTAATTTATTAAAAGAGCTTTTTTTGCAATCAATAATGGCTTTTGAAAATGCAGAACTTGTAAAAGATAGTACAAAAAGAGTTTTAAAACTTGATGCCATTAAAAAGAATAAAACATTTAAAGAGTTAGATACCAAACTACAAAAAAAGATACTTGCAATTCAATCAATCCATATGTTTTTAAAGCTAAAAGTTAGTGAAATTTTAGATATTGCAATATGGGCTGAGAATACTTTAGATTATGATTATGAAATTGTAAATAATGAGGTATTGACTATTCATATTATTAAAAAACACAATATGAACTTGAGCTTTTTACTGGGTAAACTATCAGCATATCTTAATATATCATCTATGGGTATATATAAATTATTTGATGGTAAAAAGTTTTATGAAATTGTATTTGATGAAAGGGTAGAACAAAGCGATATTGAACAAATCAAAGAATTAATTCAAAGCTCTTTTATAAGTAGTAAGCAACTAAAACTTAAAAAACCTGTAATTTTAAAAGAAAATATTCAAATTGAGTGTGATTATACTGAAAATTTAGCCGCTTTAAAAATAGAAGCAAAAGATCAAAAAGGGCTTTTTGCATATATCGCAAAAATGTTTGAAGATTTTGGAATAGATATAGAAAGTGCCAAAATATATACAAGTAAAGGAATTGCTAGAGATTTAATTCTAATAGAAAAAAATGGACAGTTTTGCCCAAATAAAGATGAGTTTATTGATTTATTAAGTAGTTAATATTGTTGTTAATTAGACAAATAAAAGTATTGGATTTGTCTGTAAAATATATGTTTAGTGTAGCTTAATTGTAACCAACTTTATCTATCATTTCTTTATGAAAAAAGATAAAGTATATGTATTAGACACCAATATTATTTTGCAAAATTTGCAAAATATTCAGAATTTGAGTGACAATGGCTCAAATATAGTTGTAATACCTGAAACGGTTTTACTTGAACTTGAAGATAAGAAAAAGCTTACCAATGAACTTGGGTTTTATTCAAGAGAATTTGCTAGGTTTTTGGCATCTACTAAGATAAAAGAGATAGACTTAAAGGCTAATTATAAGGTTGTAAAGCTTTATAAAGATGATATAATAATCCACATAATCTCCAAAGACAAATACGATACTCAAATAGAACAACACCATATTTCTGAAAGCAATGACAAGCGAATAATAGAAACTGCGGAAGTTGCAAAAGAGTATTATCGTGGGAAAAAGGTGATATTTCTTTCTATAGATATATACGCTAGAACTTTTGCACTATTTAAAAACCTAAAAACACAAACTCTAAATGATGATAAAAGCGAAGTTCCTGATTTTGAGTTTGTAAAGAGTATCAATCTTGAATCAATCTATTTTAATAGGCTTAATTTCCAATCCATAAAAGAGCTAGACCCAGATTATAGGCTTGAGAATTTTTCTTATTGTTTTGATTCTAGTGATGGTAATAGTATGTATGGGATAGTTGCTGGTGAGAGGGTGATGATAGTAGAAGATAGTGATTTTAATCCACTTTTTGTAAAACCTGCAAATCTAAAACAAAAGTTTTTTGTAAAAGCGATAATAGAAAATGTCTATAACCTACTAGTAATCGATGCAAAAGCAGGAAGTGGTAAGACTTTGATGTCGTTTGTAGCTGCTATGAGGCTGATAGACAAAGGTGCTTATGATAAGATAGTGTATGTACGAAACTCTATAGAGTCTATAGATAAAGGGGCTGAAGTAGGGTTTTTATCAGGTAATGATGAGAAGTTTCGTATATACAATATGGCACTAGCAGATACTATGGAGTTTATTGCTAAAAAGCAGATAAAAAAAGGGACAAATGCTGAAAATGTAGAGTCAATCCGCTCAAAAACAGAAGAGCTTATGGGAAAATACTCTATAACTACACTTTGGCCAGGAGAAGCGAGGGGAAGGACGCTAAGTGGTGCTATCGTGATAATGGATGAGTGGCAAAATAGTAGTGAAAAGACTACCCAACTTATACTTTCAAGGCTTGATGAGAGCTGTATGGCTATAGTGATAGGCTCAAATAGACAAATAGATAATCTATATCTAAATAAATATAATAATGGTCTTACAACACTTCTAAAACAAACAAAGCACAAACACAATGAACTAAATATGTTTGCAATAGAGCTTGAAAAGGCCGTAAGAGGTAAATTTGCACAATTTAGTGAGAGAATCTTTGAAAAGAGAAAATGACAAATAGATTTATAAACGATACTATATTTAGTCATATAGAACATACCAAATTTGAAGGGAAGATTTTACAAACCAAGATTTTGAGTAGATTGCAGTTTGTTACTCAAAATGCTTTGGCATATTTTGCCTTTCCTTCTATAAACACAAAAAGATATATTCACTCTCTTGGAACTATGCATTTAGCTTCGTATATGTATAAAAGTGCTTTACTAAATGCAAAAGATAAACTACGCAGTCAAATACTTGATGATATTTATCAAGCTATTAAAAAAATAGAAAAAGAAAAAGATATAAAATCCAAGATTCATAAAAGCAAACTATTTGTAGATGATGCGTTATATCAGTTTTTGGTACCATTAAAAGATGATAAAGAGCGATATGCTTATATGGTATCTTTACAAGCTATAAGGCTTTGTGGACTTTTGCATGATGTGGGTCATTTGCCTTTTTCTCATCAGGTGGAGTATGCCTTACAAAGTATTTATGCAAAACTTTCAAAACAAGAGATTCATAATAAGGAAGAAATAGAGTTTTTGGAGTTTTATAATAGTATTACAAACAACCAAGATAAAGTATTGCACGAGGCTATGGGGCTTTCGTTTTGTAAGATGTTATTTGAATATGAGGTAGTGCAATGTTTTTGTTTGGGTGAGGATAGGGATTATATCAAAGTTGTTTATAGTGTGGTGGAGCATATTTTAAAAGATAGGGAATTTGGTGGATTTGATTTTGGTGTGTTGCATGGCTTGATAGACTCCACCGTAGATGCTGATAGGCTTGATTATATCAACCGTGATATGTTGGCTAGCGGATACATAGGTGGGGCTGTGGATTTGCTAAGAATTGCAAAACAAAGTGTTCTTACCAAACGAAAAAAAGAGTATTATATATCTTTTTGTGATAGTGCTATTTTGGATATAGAACATATGCTTGAGATGAGGTTCAACCTATACAAAAAGGTGATTTTTCACCACCAAATAGCTAGAAAAGATGCTATGCTTGAAAGTCTTATAGCATATCTTGCAAATCAATTTTTCCTTAAAGGTTCACGAAAAAACAATGATATTTCAATGCTGTGGAAGTTTGATAAGGTAAAGGGCTTGGAGCAAAAACTAGATACTATTAGCTTGCTTGATGAAAACTGGCTTATTTCACTTTTCAAAGAGGAGTATTTTGCCCTCAAATATGATACTAAGATAAAAAATAAGCAAAAAGTTTTGATGATTTTTGAAGAGGTATTGTTTGGTAAAAAGTATTTTAGCTCCATTTGGAAAAACTTAAATGACTTGTACGGTGTTTTGGAATTTACCACTACTCAAAAATACCAATTTCGTGAGAGTTTTGGATATATTAGTCCCTCAAAACTCCAAATCCTAAAAAACTCCCTTGATAATTTCGTATCATACCACGAATCAAAAGAAAAGCTTTTTTTGTCGTATCAAATAGTCTCCTTTAGCCTTGGAATATCTAAAGATTTCCATCTTTTTAGCGGTGAGGAACTTGTATCTATCGATGAGGTATCGACACTACGAAAAAGGCTTAAAAAGTCTATGTTAAACACAGTGCCGTTTTTTA contains:
- the thiC gene encoding phosphomethylpyrimidine synthase ThiC, with the protein product MRNWLDNHKNDTVRTQMYYAKQGIITDDMKYVAEVEGLDPELVRSEIARGRLIIPANINHRHVKPMAIGLASKCKINANIGSSALASDINGEIEKVDMSLKYGADTIMDLSTGGDLDAIREAVIAHSTVPVGTVPMYQIIHDCGGDINNLSIDVMLSTLEKQAKQGVSYFTIHAGFLLRFMPYVAKRKMGIVSRGGSLMASWMMHYHKENPFYEAYDAILDICRRYDVSLSLGDSLRPGCLYDASDEAQLSELKILGELTLRAWEKDVQVMIEGPGHVPLNQVERNMKIEQEYCHEAPFYILGPLTTDIAAGYDHISSAIGAAVGGWHGASMLCYVTPKEHLGLPNAEDVRIGIIAYKIAAHSADIARGRFGARDVDDAMSDARYAFDWNKQFSLALDPDRAKEYHDETLPQDVFKDAEFCSMCGPKFCSYKITQQIMDNHSIN
- a CDS encoding PhoH family protein, with the translated sequence MKKDKVYVLDTNIILQNLQNIQNLSDNGSNIVVIPETVLLELEDKKKLTNELGFYSREFARFLASTKIKEIDLKANYKVVKLYKDDIIIHIISKDKYDTQIEQHHISESNDKRIIETAEVAKEYYRGKKVIFLSIDIYARTFALFKNLKTQTLNDDKSEVPDFEFVKSINLESIYFNRLNFQSIKELDPDYRLENFSYCFDSSDGNSMYGIVAGERVMIVEDSDFNPLFVKPANLKQKFFVKAIIENVYNLLVIDAKAGSGKTLMSFVAAMRLIDKGAYDKIVYVRNSIESIDKGAEVGFLSGNDEKFRIYNMALADTMEFIAKKQIKKGTNAENVESIRSKTEELMGKYSITTLWPGEARGRTLSGAIVIMDEWQNSSEKTTQLILSRLDESCMAIVIGSNRQIDNLYLNKYNNGLTTLLKQTKHKHNELNMFAIELEKAVRGKFAQFSERIFEKRK
- a CDS encoding HD domain-containing protein; translated protein: MTNRFINDTIFSHIEHTKFEGKILQTKILSRLQFVTQNALAYFAFPSINTKRYIHSLGTMHLASYMYKSALLNAKDKLRSQILDDIYQAIKKIEKEKDIKSKIHKSKLFVDDALYQFLVPLKDDKERYAYMVSLQAIRLCGLLHDVGHLPFSHQVEYALQSIYAKLSKQEIHNKEEIEFLEFYNSITNNQDKVLHEAMGLSFCKMLFEYEVVQCFCLGEDRDYIKVVYSVVEHILKDREFGGFDFGVLHGLIDSTVDADRLDYINRDMLASGYIGGAVDLLRIAKQSVLTKRKKEYYISFCDSAILDIEHMLEMRFNLYKKVIFHHQIARKDAMLESLIAYLANQFFLKGSRKNNDISMLWKFDKVKGLEQKLDTISLLDENWLISLFKEEYFALKYDTKIKNKQKVLMIFEEVLFGKKYFSSIWKNLNDLYGVLEFTTTQKYQFRESFGYISPSKLQILKNSLDNFVSYHESKEKLFLSYQIVSFSLGISKDFHLFSGEELVSIDEVSTLRKRLKKSMLNTVPFFIYCDKKELSKEIKKDLKELLFDVFERNREWG
- a CDS encoding HD domain-containing protein, which codes for MSDLSIKIEELIDSGAKDFEISKLIKNSIKEYLGSLDEIFTHSGGKDFFVKHTKQIDSFIIHLYKYILRKHFGQYQPLSNAIPITIVALGSYGREQLCVYSDIDLMLLYEDTKGYNIKNILEEFLTLAWDAGLKLGHRVHELKEIDSVVKEDITIKTAIIESRMIYGSKQLWHNYQNSLKRVRNHAKLEFIEQKIAEHKARLAKYPLIMEPNVKDGYGGMRESNLLFWICNVIYGVSSIKELSGKLFSEDEYKNFRSSLEFVFRVRNALHLIAKKKQDSVNFDILPELSTKLGFKNKTRITKERECMTRLFESFHNIHFFSAVMTKKVVRPFLYDKDNYAKIKSCRISKNIYVCDKKVYTSFNSKPMGLNGILKELISLDNVESFDQSYLYHVNKTILTKRETKETKRLIKELFKKEKTFPYIKLLYNSRLFFKLLPHLKGIQNQPQFDGYHKHPVDLHSIKAIKNLENIQDEFVNTLYNSLSNEEKALLRILVLFHDSGKGRGGDHHIVGERIFRKFAKSFDLDDETTTLGARIVRYHNMMNYVATREDIYSQHVIFNFIGLLQTEQTLRLLFVLTYSDISSVGKDVYKSTTANLLKELFLQSIMAFENAELVKDSTKRVLKLDAIKKNKTFKELDTKLQKKILAIQSIHMFLKLKVSEILDIAIWAENTLDYDYEIVNNEVLTIHIIKKHNMNLSFLLGKLSAYLNISSMGIYKLFDGKKFYEIVFDERVEQSDIEQIKELIQSSFISSKQLKLKKPVILKENIQIECDYTENLAALKIEAKDQKGLFAYIAKMFEDFGIDIESAKIYTSKGIARDLILIEKNGQFCPNKDEFIDLLSS